A part of Vulpes vulpes isolate BD-2025 chromosome 15, VulVul3, whole genome shotgun sequence genomic DNA contains:
- the LOC112920146 gene encoding GTP-binding nuclear protein Ran-like yields MAAQGEPQVQFKLVLVGDSGTSKTTFVKRHLTGEFAKKYVATLGVDVHPLMFHTNRGPIKFNVWDTAGQEKFGGLQDGYYIQAQCTIIMFDVTSRVTYKNVPNWHRDLVRVCENIPIVLCGNKVDIKDKKVKAKSIVFHRKKNLQYYDISAKSYYNFEKPFLWLARKLIGDPNLELVAMPALAPPEVVMDPALAAQYEHNLEVAQTTMLPDEDDDL; encoded by the coding sequence ATGGCTGCCCAGGGAGAGCCCCAAGTCCAGTTCAAGCTGGTGCTGGTTGGCGACAGCGGCACCAGCAAGACCACGTTCGTGAAGCGTCACCTGACGGGTGAATTCGCGAAGAAGTATGTAGCCACTCTGGGCGTGGATGTCCACCCCCTCATGTTCCACACCAACAGGGGCCCCATCAAGTTCAACGTGTGGGACACTGCTGGCCAGGAGAAGTTTGGTGGGCTCCAGGACGGCTACTACATCCAAGCCCAGTGTACCATTATAATGTTCGACGTAACGTCAAGGGTTACTTACAAGAATGTGCCTAACTGGCATAGAGATCTGGTACGAGTGTGTGAGAACATCCCCATTGTGCTGTGTGGCAATAAAGTGGATATTAAGGACAAAAAAGTTAAGGCAAAATCTATTGTCTTCCACCGAAAGAAGAACCTTCAGTACTATGACATTTCTGCCAAAAGTTACTACAATTTTGAGAAGCCGTTCCTGTGGCTTGCTAGAAAACTAATTGGAGACCCTAACCTGGAGCTCGTTGCCATGCCTGCTCTTGCCCCCCCAGAGGTGGTCATGGATCCAGCTCTGGCAGCACAGTACGAGCACAATCTAGAGGTTGCTCAGACGACCATGCTCCCGGATGAGGATGATGACCTGTGA